GACAAAACAAAATAATAGTACCATACAATTACTCGTCAATTACTCTAATACCTACCTTTACAAGGTCTAACATTGAGCAAAAAATGTAAGATCCAACCTTATTTATAAAGATTTGTTAAGATAATCAAGTTGACAATAATTATCAATTACAAGAATTCAAACCATAATAAATGCTCAAAATAACtaaatttttaaaaaacaaaagaATTATACCATATGATTAATTActtatcaaacaatgcaagtgaGAGCTCTTTCAATCCCTTAATGAAAAGTGGAGTGAGACCAATTCCACCATAGTAGTTAGAGTGAGCCTCCAAATTCCCATTCAAAAAGCACTGCAACATGAAATATTCTCGATTCTTAGTCTCTTCATGAAAAGGGCAAATCTTTATTTAATTCACACAAgggtttaaaatttaatttttaagatAATCAAATAAGTACGTACATTTAATGTTGTTGTattatgatttttaaattaataaatacaatcaaaTGTGCATACTGGATGCCCCATAGACATTGCCAAAGAACTAAATAATAATGGATATAAGTGACACTAAATATCATTATCATTTCTCACAAGATTCTTGCTTGTCATAAAGCTCAAACTACTTAGATAACAAGTAAATAACTAACCAAAAAAACATCACCAAACAATTGCAAGATCCAACCTATTTACAAAGACTCTTtaagataatcaaataaatacatacATTCAATGCTGAACATTATCAACAAGATTCAATATTTAAGACCCTATATTTTAGTATCAACAATAACTATCAATTACAAAAGTCCAAATCATAAtaaattgatgaaataattaaattttaaaaaacaaaataataGTGCCATACAATTAATTACTTATCAATTACTCGAATACCTACCGTTACAAGGTCTAATAACAATGCAAGCGAGAAATAGAGCTTGAGCACTTTCAATCCCTTAATGAAAAAGCAAAGGCAGACCAATTCCACCAGAGTAGTTAGAGCGATCCACCACTTAATGAAAAAGATAAGGCAGACCAATTCCCATTCAAAAAGCACCAAAGCGATGAATATTCCCACTTCATAGCCCTCCTCACGCAAAGGGCAAATCTTTTTATTTAAATCGCACAAAGGTCCAAAAatcgcttttttttttttttttctcgcaTTTTTAATATCCACTATAAAAAAAAAAGCAACTAAGATCTCGGCGGAGCCAAATAGTTTGTTGGACTCTCGTAAACAAACTGCCTATTTGGCGTTAAATCTGTCGCATTTCAAATTCCGTTAAGTTGCCAGAGATTTTTAGCGGATCGTTGGCGTACCGCTTAGCCCCACGCACTCCAGTTAAATATAGCCACATTTCGAAACAGAAAGTAGAAACACGGGGGGACTTAAAAGAGTTCGGTAAATTCATAATTAGAGCGTAGTTAAGAAGGGTGGAAATAGAAATATTGGAGCCATCTGACAAGACAGACTGTTCCACGTTGGCGACCAACGACTTTTTCTCCAGACGGCCAACCTCTCGGCTAAATTTAGTGGCACCGACTAAACAGTCAGAGGAACAGAGCTGTGGTCAAAAGTGTCTCTAAATTGGCGGCGTTTAAGGAACTCGGAGCGCGTGATGATAATATTATCCGGGCTTCAAATTCGTTACTTGTCGCGTGCACTTGACGGGCATGAAATGAAGTtctgattaaaaaaaaataaaagaagaagaaaaaaaaaccaCCGCACCATCAATTCAGGCTAAGACTTTTTTTTTGGTTGCTTCTATTCTTTGTTTTTCTCttctgttcttcttctggtctcTTGTCTTGcattctctgtctctgtctctgtcgcCTGGGCGCCTGCGCGGGTTTTTATGTTGTCCTTTTGATTTTCACGTCAAGTGACGTGCGTGCGTGCTCCCCTGGGAGTTTCAAAGAGGGCGTGTTGTTTGGATCGGGTCGAAAGAGCCGAGGAGACGGACATTTCAAACCCTGAAATTGCAGAATTGCTGGTGGTTTGTTGCTTTGTCTGGTGACAGATCTGGTAAAGCCCCTGGCTCTATGAGCTAAACGGCATGGGGCAGTGCTATGGTAAAAACATCGCAGTAGATGATGCGGTGGATGGATCGCGGACGGGCTCGAGGACGGGACCGGGGGTTCACCAGAATGGCGTCTCGTCTGTGAAGAATACGCCGAATCATGCGTCTTCGAGCCCTTGGCCGAATCCCTTTCCACACGCGGCGAGCCCCATGCCAGGGGCGCTGCCGCCAGGGGTGCCACCGTCTCCTGCAAGGTCAACTCCTAGACGGTTTTTTCGCCGCCCGTTTCCCCCTCCTTCTCCCGCCAAACACATCAAGTCCTCGCTCGTTAAGCGGCAGGGGGCGCCAAAGCAGCCAAAGGATGGTCCTATACCGGAGGACGGGGCAGAGAGTGAGCGGCCGCTGGATAAGAGTTTTGGTTACAGTAAGAATTTTACTTCTAAGTATGAATTGGGGCACGAGGTTGGCCGCGGCCATTTTGGCCACACCTGCTATGCTAAGGCTCGGAAAGGCGAGCTTAAAGGGCAGCCTGTTGCTGTCAAAGTCATCTCCAAAGCCAaggtgatttttttttgtttgcctCTTTATTCAATTGTCTCTAAAACTATGAATTTTGGCTCCGATCGTTTTTTCCATGGCTTAGGGGGTTCAATTTCGGCACATCGTTCGGTTGACTTGACAATGTTGCCATTTACTTATTTTTAAGCAAGGCATTATTGGATCATTCACATGTGGAATTTTCTTTCGTTTTTGCTAATGTTTGCCCGATCCTTTACGGTGAAATATTGTACAGGTTTGCGAAATTCTACTGAATGTCCCGAATGAGCCTGCATGTTGACTTTGAAAACATCTTTATATTTTTTCTACAGATCACTTTATTGTTTAATCATGTCCGATTTATTTCATTTTGACAAAATGCTTTTGGGTCATCGTTTTAGTGGAATGGCGTGGTTGCTCTTTACTTATTTTTAAGGAAATCATCAGCAGGTCATTCATCTATCAGAAAATCATTGATGGACTACGATTTATCAGATCATCGAGGAGGCAATATTGCATATTTTGGCGAATTTCCATTGAATTTGGCAGGCGCTTGTATGTCTGGTTTCTCTGAATGAGTCTGCTGGGTGTTGACCTTGGAAATATGTCTTACAAATCTCTCTAGTACGTTCAAGGAAATAATTTTTTGTTTGAGCAGTAGTTTGTTGACTCATTCCAGTTGCGCATAATGACCACATCGCATTGTTGTTACTTACTGATTTTTAACTACAGTTTTTATCATCAGTTGTAGTTGTTTCAACATCTCTTTTTTCGACTACAGTTTTTATTAATCACGCTCGTATTGCTTGCACATGGTCCTGTATCCCCCTGAATGATCCTCTGTCATCTTTTCATCATTGATAAATTCTTATAAACATGATTCAGTTGTTGCTGTATGACTTTGATTGAAGTCAAACTTAACTAGGGCAGATCATCCGACAAAAATGGTGTTTATTAATTTCTAGGTTAAATTCTAATCGGTCAATCCAACATCAAAATTTCTCATTTATTTTGTAAAAATTCACCACATTTAGCGATACTATATTGCACAGGTCAGAATATCACTCCGTGTGGCTTAGTAAGCTATTTAGGAAGCTAGATGCTGGTTTTTGAATTCCGAGTTTAAAGTTTATTtaggaaagaagagaaaattttctttttggtattaGTCTCAGGGATCAATTGACTGTCATTTGTCTAAGATCATTTTTGTTTATATGACATTATTGAAATCTGAAAACTTTCAGGCATTTCTGAAGGTCATTACATGTTGGAATACATATTGGAATATCTTTTGTTTTTGTCATATTCAAGATCAGTTATTTGCAAACATTTTGTATTCCTTCATATTGGAGTTGGCGCTTAACCTTTATTGATACCTCTGCTAGAATAAATGATGTAGAAGCATTTAACTAAAGGGGGTATCAATCAGAAAATGTTCAACCTATTTTTCAGTGAGTCATAGCGTTTTTTTGCTTTGCTAGTTCCAATATGTCATATAAGAAGAGTACTTGAGGTGATTCATTTTTTGCTTAAAATGATTGTCATACTTACCTTGGACGGCTAGTATAGAAGAAATCATTCATATGGTCCTAAATGAATGTGTTACTCAGCTTGGACTGGTGTATAATAAATCATTTGTGTTGTCCTAAATGAAGTTTAAACATACCTTTGGTTATTGTATAAGAAATCATTTATTTGGTGCTAAATGAATGATAAAATATATTTATGATCAATTAAAAGATTTCATTGCTTTCTCTTACTTACAATGTGTAATCATTACAAGGCTCAATGTATGTGTTATATCAGAAGTACCTCTGTATTCAAGAGAGACTTTGTTAGGGGCGAAATCATGAAAATTTACTGGTTATTCTTGAAGTTCCTTGTGTATATGTGATGGTGAATTGTGATGAGTACAGCATAACATATTTTAGCAGCATTTGTTCTTGTCAGATATGTATGGGTAGCATGTAGCATTAggatctttttgttttatttttactttttcattaaTACTTGGTTTAGCTTAAAACTTCAAGTACAGGTAGTCCTTTTGATCCTGAAATTATGATGCCTTATTCTTTATCGTATTATTTAAATGGTATCTTATTGAGGTTCATGTTATTGCAGATGACAACTGCTATTGCAATTGAAGATGTGCGGAGAGAAGTAAAAATTTTAAAAGCATTGTCCGGACATGCTAACTTGGTCAAGTTCTATGATGCTTGCGAGGATTCCAACAATGTCTACATAGTCATGGAGTACTAAGCTTACTCTATTCATCGATTACACAATTCTAGGAATGTTTTGTAGATAAGGAGTCATAATTAATAACTCTTCAAAATGTTTATCAGAAAATGAGATCTCTTAAGAGTATGGATGTTGCTTTTTAGACAACATTAGGCCTGTAGTTGCATATTTCTTTCAAACTGAGATATGATTAAGTTGAAGGACAAGAAAAAGATGTTAAAGTATAGGGTGAGAGTTAATGCTATTGAAATTAAGCTATGTTATCAATTTGAGTTGGCCTGTTCTTCTATGCAGACTATGTGAAGGTGGCGAGCTATTGGACAGAATTTTGTCGCGGTAATGCTTTTATTTGGTGTTGTTCTCTGTTTGTATGGCTGTTTCCATTAAATTGGccatttcttttaaatttgaatttgagttcAAGTTGACTTATTAGCATTTGCTTAATTGTGACACGCAGGGGTGGCAGGTATACAGAGGAAGATGCCAAAATAATTGTTAGACAAATCTTGAGCATAGTAGCATTTTGTCACCTTCAAGGTGTTGTGCACCGTGACTTGAAACCAGAGGTGAGATTTTGTCTACAATTGAATCCCAATAAATACCATTACAATGTTAAGACACAGTGGCTTAATTAACATGTTACTTAACTTTTTCTAAAAGTTTGCAGTAAAAATGGTAATAATGGAACTAGATGCACATTTTAATTTCCTTAATTACAATAATATGGCTTGTGACTTCATGGAACATGCCGATTTTGTGTTATAAATTGTACCAAACATTAGGTACAGTTTATTGTGACCCATGTTTACAAACCCTGAGACTCTGCTTCAAGCCTACCATATATACAATGTTGGGGGGCAGATCGTTTTGCTTCCTCCATTTCAGTTTGGATTTGGCATTGTTGGTGGCAAATATTGCTAAGCATTTATGTTGGTTATTATAACATGTTCATTGTCCGCTACAGTTAAATAGTTTTTGCCTATTACAATGTGTTCATTGTTTACAAAAGCTAAATTAGCTGTTACTTTACCAAACTGCAACAATATCGATAACGCTCCCTCCTATTACTTGCAGAACTTTTTGTTTTCTACTAAGGATGAGCATGCTCCTATGAAGGCTATTGATTTTGGACTTTCAGACTTCATCAGACCAGGTAAATCCATTGAGTTTTCAGTGTGATAGAGAGTTTTATTTTGTCTTTTTAACTTGGGGTCTAAAGGGAGATTCTGTTCTTATTTGTTTTTATCTTGAGAAAGCAGTTGGCTCATTATTACTTGTTGTTCACTTAGTGCATGTCATACATGACTGGTGCAGATGAAAGACTAAATGATATAGTAGGTAGTGCGTACTATGTTGCACCAGAAGTTCTTCATCGATCTTACAGTCTGGAGGGTGATATTTGGAGTATTGGTGTGATAACATATATTTTGCTCTGTGGAAGTCGACCCTTCTGGGCAAGAACTGAGTCGGGTATTTTCCGAGCTGTTTTAAGAGCTGATCCTAATTTTGATGATGCACCATGGCCATCTGTGTCTGCTGAAGCAAAGGACTTTGTGAAAAGGCTCCTTAACAAAGATTTGCGTAAAAGAATGACAGCTGCTCAGGCCCTTAGTAAGGATTCATTTTTTTGAAGACTTAGTTTAAATCAAGAAATGTTCATTGTAGCTTGGTGTATATGGCATACTtcaatgttttgatgattttggtgGGTTGCGATTAGATCCATAGATCTTTAGGTTGAATTTCAAATGGGTATATGTTTACAGTTCTATATAAAGATCGATGGGCAAATTATTTGGGACTAATTAAATATCTTTATGCTGGCAGCACATCCATGGCTTCGTGGGCAGCACCCAATTccattggatattttgatttttaaattagtAAAATCATACATTCGAGCCTCTCCACTGAGACGTGCTGCATTGAAGGTAGATTCTGGGGAAAGTTGAAACCATTTAGTGTACAGGCCAATCACATTAGAGAAATAGATTGTAATAATGCAGATGTATTCAtgctttttaaattttttgttttctatgcATTGATGTATAGTTTGATTGCATTTCATGGTATACTATTTGATGCCCCTCGTTATCTTTTAGTTCAACTAATTTTCAAGAGTATAACACAACATAGTACCTTTTTTCATGCTCAAATGTGCACTTCAACTATTGGATCCCGTGTCTTGATCTTCTTAAAATTAATAGTTTGGCAGCAATGACTGGATA
The nucleotide sequence above comes from Cryptomeria japonica chromosome 11, Sugi_1.0, whole genome shotgun sequence. Encoded proteins:
- the LOC131068515 gene encoding CDPK-related kinase 3 — its product is MGQCYGKNIAVDDAVDGSRTGSRTGPGVHQNGVSSVKNTPNHASSSPWPNPFPHAASPMPGALPPGVPPSPARSTPRRFFRRPFPPPSPAKHIKSSLVKRQGAPKQPKDGPIPEDGAESERPLDKSFGYSKNFTSKYELGHEVGRGHFGHTCYAKARKGELKGQPVAVKVISKAKMTTAIAIEDVRREVKILKALSGHANLVKFYDACEDSNNVYIVMELCEGGELLDRILSRGGRYTEEDAKIIVRQILSIVAFCHLQGVVHRDLKPENFLFSTKDEHAPMKAIDFGLSDFIRPDERLNDIVGSAYYVAPEVLHRSYSLEGDIWSIGVITYILLCGSRPFWARTESGIFRAVLRADPNFDDAPWPSVSAEAKDFVKRLLNKDLRKRMTAAQALTHPWLRGQHPIPLDILIFKLVKSYIRASPLRRAALKALSKSLTEDELVYLKAQFKLLEPNKDGRISLENFRSALTRNATEAMKESKVLDILNSMEHLASRRLDFDEFCAATISVYQLEALDGWEQIASSAFEYFEQEGNRVITVEELAREMNLASTAHSVLHDWIRSTDGKLSFHGFTKYLHGVTLRQNTRPQ